A stretch of uncultured Flavobacterium sp. DNA encodes these proteins:
- the rplX gene encoding 50S ribosomal protein L24, producing the protein MIKLKIKSGDIVRVIAGDHKGAEGKVLRVYREKNKAIVEGVNMVSKHTKPSAKNPQGGIVKKEASIQISNISLIDPKTKETTRVGIRVEGDKKVRFSKKSNQVL; encoded by the coding sequence ATGATAAAGCTAAAAATAAAATCAGGAGATATCGTAAGAGTTATTGCTGGAGACCATAAAGGTGCTGAAGGTAAAGTTTTACGTGTTTACCGTGAGAAAAATAAAGCGATAGTTGAAGGTGTAAACATGGTTTCGAAACATACAAAACCAAGTGCTAAAAACCCTCAAGGTGGTATCGTTAAGAAAGAAGCTTCTATACAAATATCTAACATTTCACTAATTGATCCTAAAACTAAGGAAACAACTAGAGTTGGTATTAGAGTAGAAGGAGATAAGAAAGTAAGATTTTCAAAAAAATCTAATCAAGTACTATAG
- the secY gene encoding preprotein translocase subunit SecY — protein sequence MKKFIESISNVWKIEELKNRILITLGLLLVYRFGAHVTLPGIDATQLTGLAGQTKNGLGSILDMFTGGAFSKASVFALGIMPYISASIVVQLMGIAIPYLQKLQNDGESGRKKINQITRWLTIAITLVQGPTYIYNLYRTLPGSAFLLGFNSPEFLFSSVIILVTGTIFAMWLGEKITDKGIGNGISLLIMVGILARLPQAFMQEFSSRVTNNNGGPMLLVIEIIVWLLVIISCVLLTMAVRKIPVQYARRTTTGDYEQDLAGGNRQWIPLKLNASGVMPIIFAQAIMFIPAAVAGLSKSDTSQSIVGAFSNMFGFWYNFVFATLIIVFTFFYTAITVPTNKMADDLKRSGGFIPGVRPGAETSDFLDKVMSLITFPGSLFLALIAVFPAIVVSIMDVQQSWAMFFGGTSLIIMVGVAIDTIQQINSYLLNKHYDGLMKTGKNRKAVA from the coding sequence ATGAAGAAATTTATTGAATCAATAAGTAATGTTTGGAAAATCGAAGAACTGAAAAACAGAATCTTAATTACATTAGGATTGCTTTTAGTATATCGTTTTGGTGCACACGTTACGCTTCCTGGAATTGACGCAACTCAATTAACAGGTTTAGCGGGACAAACTAAAAATGGTTTAGGATCTATCCTAGACATGTTTACGGGAGGTGCTTTCTCTAAAGCTTCAGTTTTTGCTTTAGGTATTATGCCTTATATTTCTGCATCTATTGTTGTTCAGTTAATGGGAATTGCGATTCCTTATTTGCAAAAACTTCAAAACGATGGAGAGAGTGGTAGAAAAAAGATTAATCAAATCACTCGTTGGTTGACTATAGCTATTACACTGGTTCAAGGTCCAACTTATATCTATAATTTATACAGAACGTTACCTGGAAGTGCATTCTTACTAGGCTTTAATTCACCTGAATTTTTGTTCTCGTCTGTTATCATCTTAGTTACAGGTACAATTTTTGCTATGTGGCTTGGAGAAAAAATTACAGATAAAGGTATTGGAAATGGAATTTCATTATTGATTATGGTTGGTATTTTAGCTAGATTACCTCAAGCATTCATGCAAGAGTTTTCTTCTAGAGTTACCAATAACAATGGTGGTCCAATGTTATTAGTTATTGAAATTATTGTGTGGTTATTGGTAATCATTTCTTGTGTATTGCTTACAATGGCAGTACGTAAAATTCCAGTTCAATACGCTCGTCGTACAACAACTGGAGATTACGAGCAAGATTTAGCTGGTGGTAATAGACAATGGATTCCTCTAAAGCTTAATGCTTCTGGAGTTATGCCAATCATTTTTGCTCAGGCAATTATGTTTATTCCTGCAGCTGTAGCTGGATTGTCTAAATCAGATACATCACAATCTATCGTTGGTGCATTTAGTAATATGTTCGGTTTTTGGTATAACTTTGTTTTTGCAACTTTAATTATTGTATTTACATTCTTTTATACTGCAATCACTGTTCCTACTAACAAAATGGCTGATGATTTAAAAAGAAGTGGCGGTTTTATTCCTGGAGTTCGTCCAGGTGCTGAAACTTCTGACTTCTTAGATAAAGTGATGTCTTTAATAACTTTCCCAGGATCTTTATTCCTTGCTTTGATTGCTGTATTCCCAGCTATTGTTGTAAGTATTATGGATGTACAACAATCTTGGGCAATGTTTTTTGGAGGTACCTCATTAATAATTATGGTTGGAGTTGCAATAGATACTATTCAACAAATCAATTCATACTTGTTAAACAAACATTATGATGGTTTAATGAAGACTGGTAAAAATAGAAAAGCAGTAGCTTAA
- the rpsN gene encoding 30S ribosomal protein S14 → MAKESMKAREVKREKTVAKYAEKRKALLEAGDYEGLQKLPKNASPVRLHNRCKLTGRPRGYIRQFGISRVTFREMANNGLIPGVKKASW, encoded by the coding sequence ATGGCTAAAGAATCAATGAAAGCCCGTGAGGTGAAAAGAGAGAAAACGGTAGCTAAGTACGCTGAAAAAAGAAAAGCTTTATTAGAAGCTGGAGATTATGAAGGCCTACAAAAATTACCTAAAAATGCTTCACCAGTTCGTTTACACAATCGTTGTAAATTAACAGGTAGACCAAGAGGTTATATCCGTCAATTTGGTATTTCGCGTGTAACTTTCCGTGAGATGGCTAATAATGGATTAATTCCTGGAGTTAAAAAGGCATCTTGGTAA
- the rplV gene encoding 50S ribosomal protein L22, with product MGVRKRETADARKEANKSIAFAKLNNCPTSPRKMRLVADLVRGQKVERALNILRFSSKEASRKLEKLLLSAINNWEQKNSEGNLEEAGLFVKEIRVDGGMMLKRLRPAPQGRAHRIRKRSNHVTIVLGAINNTQSNS from the coding sequence ATGGGAGTTCGTAAAAGAGAAACAGCAGATGCGAGAAAAGAGGCTAATAAGTCTATTGCTTTCGCAAAATTGAATAACTGCCCTACTTCACCTAGAAAAATGCGCTTAGTAGCGGACTTGGTAAGAGGTCAGAAGGTAGAAAGAGCACTTAACATCTTAAGATTCAGTTCTAAAGAAGCTTCAAGAAAATTAGAAAAACTATTATTATCTGCAATCAACAACTGGGAGCAAAAAAATAGTGAAGGTAATTTAGAAGAAGCTGGATTATTTGTTAAAGAGATCAGAGTAGATGGTGGAATGATGTTAAAAAGACTTCGTCCAGCTCCACAAGGTCGTGCACACAGAATAAGAAAACGTTCTAACCACGTTACAATCGTGCTTGGAGCTATCAATAACACACAAAGCAATTCTTAA
- the rpmD gene encoding 50S ribosomal protein L30: protein MAKLLVKQVRSKINCPLSQKRGLEALGLRKMGQVVEHDSNPAILGMINKVKHLVSVEEAK, encoded by the coding sequence ATGGCTAAATTATTAGTAAAACAAGTAAGAAGCAAAATCAACTGCCCTCTTTCTCAAAAAAGAGGTTTGGAAGCTTTAGGTCTACGTAAAATGGGACAAGTTGTAGAGCATGATTCAAATCCTGCAATCCTTGGGATGATAAACAAAGTTAAACACTTAGTTTCTGTCGAAGAAGCTAAATAA
- the rplR gene encoding 50S ribosomal protein L18: MSLTKSDRRQRIRFRIRKSISGTAANPRLSVFRSNKEIYAQLIDDVNGVTILAASSREKEIGKGTNVEVAAAVGKLVAEKALKAGIETITFDRGGYLYHGRIKSLAEGARAAGLKF, translated from the coding sequence ATGTCATTAACAAAATCTGATAGAAGACAGAGAATTAGATTCAGAATTAGAAAATCGATTAGTGGTACTGCTGCTAACCCAAGACTATCTGTATTTAGAAGTAACAAAGAAATTTATGCTCAACTTATTGATGATGTAAATGGAGTTACTATTTTAGCTGCATCTTCAAGAGAAAAAGAAATAGGAAAAGGTACTAACGTTGAAGTCGCTGCTGCTGTTGGAAAATTAGTTGCAGAGAAAGCGTTAAAAGCTGGGATCGAAACCATCACTTTTGATAGAGGTGGATATTTGTATCACGGTCGTATTAAATCATTAGCAGAAGGCGCAAGAGCGGCTGGACTTAAATTCTAA
- the rplW gene encoding 50S ribosomal protein L23 — MSIIIRPIVTEKVTKESEVLNRFGFVVDKKANKVQIKKAVEAAYGVTIVSVNTMNVRPDRTTKYTKSGLISGKTNAIKKAIVQVQEGETIDFYNNI; from the coding sequence ATGAGCATCATAATTAGACCTATAGTAACAGAAAAAGTAACCAAAGAAAGTGAAGTTTTAAACCGCTTCGGATTCGTTGTTGATAAAAAAGCAAACAAAGTTCAAATTAAGAAAGCTGTTGAAGCTGCTTATGGAGTAACTATCGTTTCAGTTAACACGATGAACGTAAGACCGGATAGAACTACAAAATACACTAAAAGTGGTTTAATCAGTGGAAAGACAAATGCAATTAAGAAAGCGATTGTTCAAGTACAAGAAGGAGAAACAATTGATTTTTACAACAATATCTAA
- the rplO gene encoding 50S ribosomal protein L15 — protein sequence MNLSNLQPAEGSTHNQNKRLGRGEGSGKGGTSARGHKGAKSRSGYSKKIGFEGGQMPLQRRVPKFGFTNINRKEYEGVNLDTLQLLVDNGVITDSVSMTDFVANRLATKNEIVKILGRGELKAKLKVTAHKFTATAKAAIEAAGGEAVTI from the coding sequence ATGAATTTAAGTAACTTACAACCAGCTGAAGGGTCAACACACAATCAAAATAAAAGATTAGGTAGAGGAGAAGGTTCTGGAAAAGGTGGTACTTCTGCAAGAGGTCACAAAGGAGCAAAATCTCGTTCTGGTTATTCTAAAAAGATTGGTTTTGAAGGTGGGCAAATGCCACTTCAAAGACGTGTGCCTAAGTTTGGTTTCACAAACATCAATCGTAAAGAATACGAAGGTGTTAATTTAGATACGCTTCAATTATTAGTAGACAATGGTGTGATTACTGATTCTGTTTCTATGACAGATTTCGTTGCAAACCGTCTAGCTACCAAAAATGAAATCGTTAAGATTTTAGGTAGAGGAGAATTGAAAGCAAAATTAAAAGTAACTGCCCACAAATTTACTGCTACTGCAAAAGCTGCTATTGAAGCTGCTGGTGGAGAAGCTGTAACTATATAA
- the rplB gene encoding 50S ribosomal protein L2: MSVRKLKPITPGQRFRVVNGYDAITTDKPERSLIAPIKNSGGRNSQGKMTMRYTGGGHKQRYRIIDFKRTKDGIPATVKSIEYDPNRTAFIALLAYADGEKTYVIAQNGLKVGQKLVSGPESQPEIGNTLPLSRIPLGTVISCIELRPGQGAVIARSAGTFAQLMARDGKYATIKMPSGETRLILLTCSATIGAVSNSDHQLVVSGKAGRTRWLGRRPRTRPVAMNPVDHPMGGGEGRSSGGHPRSRNGIPAKGYRTRSKKNPSNKYIVERRKK, translated from the coding sequence ATGTCAGTAAGAAAATTAAAACCTATTACCCCAGGTCAGCGATTTAGAGTTGTGAATGGTTATGACGCCATTACAACTGATAAGCCGGAACGCTCTTTGATAGCGCCGATAAAAAACTCTGGAGGTAGAAATAGTCAAGGAAAGATGACCATGCGTTATACGGGTGGTGGTCACAAGCAGAGATATCGTATTATTGATTTCAAAAGAACTAAAGACGGAATTCCGGCTACTGTGAAATCAATCGAATACGATCCAAATCGTACTGCATTTATCGCTTTATTAGCTTATGCTGATGGAGAGAAAACTTATGTAATTGCTCAAAACGGATTGAAAGTTGGTCAGAAATTAGTTTCTGGTCCAGAATCTCAACCTGAAATTGGTAATACATTGCCTTTAAGCAGAATTCCTTTAGGAACTGTAATTTCTTGTATTGAGTTACGTCCAGGTCAAGGAGCGGTAATCGCTCGTTCAGCTGGTACATTTGCTCAATTAATGGCAAGAGATGGAAAATATGCTACAATTAAAATGCCATCTGGTGAAACAAGATTGATCTTGTTAACTTGTTCGGCTACAATTGGAGCTGTTTCTAATTCAGACCACCAATTAGTTGTATCTGGTAAAGCAGGTAGAACAAGATGGTTAGGAAGAAGACCTAGAACAAGACCTGTTGCAATGAATCCTGTTGATCACCCGATGGGTGGTGGAGAAGGACGTTCTTCTGGTGGACATCCACGTTCAAGAAATGGAATACCAGCAAAAGGTTATAGAACTCGTTCTAAGAAAAACCCGAGTAACAAGTATATCGTAGAACGTAGAAAGAAATAA
- the rpsQ gene encoding 30S ribosomal protein S17: MEEKRNLRKERIGVVTSNKMDKSIVIAEVRKVKHPLYGKFVLKTKKYVAHDETNDCNIGDTVRISETRPLSKTKCWRLVEILERAK; the protein is encoded by the coding sequence ATGGAAGAAAAAAGAAATTTAAGAAAAGAAAGAATAGGTGTTGTTACTTCAAATAAAATGGATAAGTCTATTGTTATTGCTGAAGTAAGAAAAGTAAAACACCCATTATACGGTAAGTTCGTGTTGAAAACTAAGAAATATGTTGCACACGACGAAACAAACGACTGTAACATTGGAGATACTGTAAGAATTAGCGAAACGCGTCCTTTAAGTAAAACAAAATGTTGGAGATTAGTTGAAATCTTAGAAAGAGCTAAATAA
- the rpsC gene encoding 30S ribosomal protein S3, whose translation MGQKTNPIGNRLGIIRGWDSNWYGGNDYGDKLAEDHKIRKYIHARLSKASVSKVIIERTLKLVTVTITTARPGIIIGKGGQEVDKLKEELKKVTDKEVQINIFEIKRPELDAYLVATSIARQIESRISYRRAIKMAIAASMRMNAEGIKVLISGRLNGAEMARSEGFKEGRIPLSTFRADIDYALAEAHTTYGRMGIKVWIMKGEVYGKRDLSPLAGMDKKQSGTGSGKGGDAPRGKSNFNKGGKPDARKRK comes from the coding sequence ATGGGACAAAAGACAAATCCAATTGGAAATAGACTTGGTATCATCAGAGGGTGGGACTCAAACTGGTATGGTGGAAATGATTACGGTGACAAACTTGCCGAAGATCACAAAATCAGAAAGTATATCCACGCTCGTTTATCAAAAGCTAGTGTATCAAAAGTAATCATCGAGAGAACTTTGAAACTTGTAACCGTTACTATCACTACTGCTAGACCTGGTATCATTATCGGAAAAGGTGGACAAGAGGTAGACAAGTTAAAAGAAGAACTTAAGAAAGTTACTGACAAAGAGGTTCAAATCAACATCTTTGAAATCAAAAGACCTGAATTAGATGCTTATCTTGTGGCGACAAGCATCGCTCGTCAAATCGAAAGCCGTATTTCTTACAGACGTGCAATCAAAATGGCTATTGCTGCTTCTATGCGTATGAACGCTGAAGGTATCAAAGTTTTGATTTCTGGTCGTTTGAATGGTGCTGAGATGGCACGTTCAGAAGGTTTCAAAGAAGGTAGAATTCCTCTATCAACTTTCAGAGCTGACATTGATTATGCTTTGGCTGAAGCTCACACTACTTACGGTAGAATGGGTATCAAAGTATGGATCATGAAAGGTGAAGTTTATGGAAAGAGAGATCTTTCTCCGCTTGCAGGAATGGATAAAAAACAATCTGGAACTGGTAGTGGTAAAGGTGGAGATGCCCCTAGAGGTAAATCTAACTTTAATAAAGGTGGAAAACCAGACGCTCGTAAAAGAAAGTAA
- the infA gene encoding translation initiation factor IF-1 translates to MAKQSAIEQDGSIIEALSNAMFRVELENGHIVIAHISGKMRMHYIKLLPGDKVKLEMSPYDLSKARITYRY, encoded by the coding sequence ATGGCAAAACAATCAGCAATAGAACAAGACGGATCAATCATCGAAGCATTATCAAATGCGATGTTCCGTGTAGAGTTAGAAAATGGACATATCGTAATTGCTCATATTTCTGGTAAAATGCGTATGCATTACATCAAGTTATTACCTGGTGATAAAGTGAAACTGGAAATGAGTCCTTATGATTTGTCAAAAGCAAGAATTACTTATCGATATTAA
- the rplN gene encoding 50S ribosomal protein L14: protein MVQQESRLKVADNTGAKEVLTIRVLGGTKRRYASVGDKIVVSIKDATPNGNVKKGAVSTAVVVRTKKEVRRADGSYIRFDDNACVLLNAAGEMRGTRVFGPVARELREKQFMKIVSLAPEVL from the coding sequence ATGGTACAACAGGAATCAAGACTAAAAGTAGCAGATAACACGGGAGCAAAAGAAGTTTTAACTATCCGTGTTTTAGGAGGTACCAAAAGAAGGTATGCCTCTGTTGGTGACAAGATTGTAGTATCTATTAAAGATGCAACTCCTAACGGTAACGTTAAAAAAGGAGCTGTTTCAACTGCAGTTGTTGTACGTACCAAAAAAGAAGTGAGAAGAGCTGATGGTTCTTATATCCGTTTCGATGACAATGCATGTGTTCTTTTGAACGCTGCAGGGGAAATGAGAGGAACACGTGTTTTTGGTCCGGTAGCAAGAGAACTTCGTGAAAAACAATTCATGAAAATTGTATCATTAGCACCAGAAGTGCTTTAA
- the rplF gene encoding 50S ribosomal protein L6, with translation MSRIGKSPIVIAAGVTVEVKDGIITVKGKKGQLTQEFSDITVKVEGDQVLLERSSDHKDQRAKHGLYRSLINNMIIGVSEGFTKELELVGVGYRASNQGQKLDLALGYSHNIVLEIAPEVALETISEKGKNPIVKLTSFDKQLLGQVAAKIRGFRKPEPYKGKGVKFVGEVLRRKAGKSA, from the coding sequence ATGTCAAGAATAGGTAAAAGCCCAATTGTAATTGCTGCTGGAGTAACTGTAGAAGTTAAAGACGGTATCATTACGGTAAAAGGAAAAAAAGGTCAACTAACTCAGGAGTTTTCGGACATTACTGTAAAAGTTGAAGGCGATCAAGTTTTATTAGAAAGATCGTCTGATCATAAAGACCAAAGAGCAAAACACGGATTGTACAGATCATTAATCAATAACATGATTATTGGTGTATCTGAAGGTTTTACAAAAGAACTTGAATTAGTTGGAGTTGGTTATAGAGCTTCAAACCAAGGTCAAAAGTTAGATTTAGCTCTTGGATATTCTCACAATATTGTTTTAGAAATTGCTCCAGAAGTAGCTTTAGAAACAATATCTGAAAAAGGTAAAAACCCTATCGTAAAATTAACATCATTTGATAAACAACTTTTAGGACAGGTTGCTGCGAAAATCAGAGGTTTCCGTAAGCCTGAGCCATACAAAGGAAAAGGTGTTAAATTTGTGGGTGAAGTATTAAGAAGAAAAGCAGGTAAATCAGCTTAA
- the rpsH gene encoding 30S ribosomal protein S8, with product MYTDPIADYLTRVRNAVAANHKVVEIPASNLKKEITKILFDQGYILSYKFEDNTVQGSIKIALKYDKDTKEPVIKDIQRISKPGLRKYAGAAKLPRILNGLGIAIVSTSKGLMTGKQAKQLNVGGEVICYVY from the coding sequence ATGTATACAGATCCTATTGCAGATTATTTGACTAGAGTTCGTAACGCTGTGGCTGCAAACCACAAAGTTGTTGAAATTCCAGCTTCTAATCTAAAAAAAGAAATAACTAAGATCTTATTTGATCAAGGTTATATCTTGAGTTACAAATTTGAGGACAACACTGTTCAGGGTTCAATCAAAATCGCTTTAAAGTATGATAAAGATACTAAAGAGCCAGTAATTAAAGATATCCAAAGAATTAGTAAACCTGGTTTACGTAAATACGCAGGTGCTGCCAAATTACCAAGAATCCTTAACGGATTAGGAATTGCAATTGTTTCAACTTCAAAAGGTCTTATGACTGGAAAACAAGCGAAACAATTAAATGTAGGTGGTGAAGTAATTTGTTACGTATACTAA
- the rpsM gene encoding 30S ribosomal protein S13 encodes MARIAGVDIPKNKRGVIALTYIFGLGRSRAIEILEKAQVSQDKKVQDWNDDEIGAIRDAVSFYKIEGELRSEVSLNIKRLMDIGCYRGIRHRSGLPLRGQRTKNNSRTRKGKRKTVANKKKATK; translated from the coding sequence ATGGCAAGAATAGCAGGGGTAGATATCCCAAAAAATAAAAGAGGTGTTATAGCACTTACCTATATCTTTGGATTAGGAAGAAGTAGAGCTATTGAGATTTTAGAGAAAGCTCAAGTTAGCCAAGATAAAAAAGTTCAAGATTGGAATGATGATGAGATCGGAGCGATTCGTGATGCAGTTTCATTTTACAAAATTGAAGGAGAATTACGTTCTGAAGTTTCTTTGAACATCAAACGTTTAATGGATATTGGTTGTTATAGAGGTATCCGTCATAGATCTGGTCTTCCATTAAGAGGGCAAAGAACTAAAAACAACTCTAGAACAAGAAAAGGTAAAAGAAAAACTGTTGCTAACAAGAAAAAAGCAACTAAATAA
- the ykgO gene encoding type B 50S ribosomal protein L36 produces MKVRASVKKRSPECIIVRRKGRLYVINKKNPRFKQRQG; encoded by the coding sequence ATGAAAGTTAGAGCATCAGTAAAAAAGAGAAGTCCCGAGTGCATTATTGTGCGTAGAAAAGGGAGATTGTACGTAATAAACAAAAAGAATCCTAGATTTAAACAAAGACAAGGATAA
- the rplE gene encoding 50S ribosomal protein L5, whose protein sequence is MAYTPRLKEEYKSRVISALKEEFGYTNVMQVPKLEKIVLSRGVGAAVSDKKLIDYAVDELTKITGQKAVSTISKKDVASFKLRKGMPIGAKVTLRGERMYEFLDRLITSALPRVRDFSGIKATGFDGRGNYNLGVLEQIIFPEIDIDKVNKISGMDITFVTTAKTDKEAKSLLAELGLPFKKN, encoded by the coding sequence ATGGCATATACACCTAGACTAAAAGAAGAATATAAGAGTAGAGTAATCTCTGCTCTTAAAGAGGAATTCGGATATACAAACGTAATGCAAGTTCCAAAACTTGAAAAAATCGTTTTGAGCCGTGGAGTTGGTGCAGCTGTATCTGATAAAAAACTTATTGACTATGCAGTTGATGAGTTAACAAAGATCACTGGACAAAAAGCAGTATCTACAATTTCAAAGAAAGACGTTGCGTCATTCAAATTGAGAAAAGGTATGCCTATTGGAGCAAAAGTTACTTTACGTGGTGAAAGAATGTATGAGTTTTTAGATAGACTTATTACTTCTGCTTTACCGCGCGTTAGAGATTTTAGTGGTATCAAAGCTACTGGTTTCGACGGAAGAGGTAATTACAACCTTGGAGTTTTGGAGCAAATCATTTTCCCAGAAATTGATATTGACAAAGTAAACAAAATTTCAGGAATGGATATTACATTTGTTACTACTGCAAAAACAGACAAGGAAGCAAAGTCATTATTGGCTGAATTAGGATTACCTTTTAAAAAGAATTAA
- the rpsS gene encoding 30S ribosomal protein S19, giving the protein MARSLKKGPFVHYKLDKKVQENIENGNKGVVKTWSRASMITPDFVGQTIAVHNGRQFVPVYVTENMVGHKLGEFSPTRSFRGHAGAKNKGKK; this is encoded by the coding sequence ATGGCACGTTCATTAAAAAAAGGACCTTTCGTTCATTATAAGTTAGACAAGAAAGTTCAAGAAAACATTGAAAACGGAAATAAAGGAGTGGTAAAGACTTGGTCTAGAGCTTCTATGATTACTCCAGACTTTGTTGGGCAAACTATCGCAGTTCATAACGGTCGTCAATTTGTACCAGTTTACGTAACAGAAAACATGGTAGGTCACAAATTAGGAGAGTTTTCACCAACTAGATCTTTTAGAGGTCATGCTGGAGCAAAAAATAAAGGTAAAAAATAA
- the rpmC gene encoding 50S ribosomal protein L29, whose translation MKQSEIKDLSAAELQEKLSQTKKIYADLKMAHAISPIENPLQIRSVRRTVARLATELTKRELQ comes from the coding sequence ATGAAACAATCAGAAATAAAAGATCTTTCTGCAGCGGAGTTGCAAGAAAAACTTAGTCAAACTAAGAAGATATATGCTGACCTAAAAATGGCCCACGCTATTTCTCCAATTGAGAACCCACTTCAAATTAGAAGTGTAAGAAGAACAGTTGCAAGATTGGCTACAGAGCTAACTAAAAGAGAGTTACAATAA
- the rplP gene encoding 50S ribosomal protein L16, which produces MLQPKRTKYRKVQKGKMKGNSQRGHELSNGMFGIKSVHEDGMFLTSRQIEAARIAATRFMKREGQLWIKIFPDKPITKKPLEVRMGKGKGAVEYWAAVVKPGRIMFEVGGVPLSVAKEALRLAAQKLPVKTKFVVARDFEA; this is translated from the coding sequence ATGTTACAGCCTAAAAGAACAAAATACCGTAAGGTACAAAAGGGTAAAATGAAAGGTAACTCTCAAAGAGGGCATGAACTTTCTAATGGAATGTTTGGTATTAAATCTGTACATGAAGATGGAATGTTCTTAACTTCTCGTCAAATCGAAGCTGCACGTATTGCTGCAACTCGTTTCATGAAGAGAGAAGGACAATTATGGATCAAAATATTTCCAGACAAACCAATTACTAAGAAGCCTCTTGAGGTACGTATGGGTAAAGGTAAAGGTGCCGTTGAATATTGGGCTGCCGTTGTTAAACCCGGAAGAATTATGTTTGAAGTTGGAGGAGTTCCTTTATCAGTTGCAAAAGAGGCTTTACGTCTTGCAGCTCAAAAGCTTCCAGTAAAAACTAAATTCGTCGTTGCTAGAGATTTCGAAGCATAA
- the rpsE gene encoding 30S ribosomal protein S5 has protein sequence MMSKYKNVELVKPSGLELKDRLVSVNRVTKVTKGGRAFGFSAIVVVGDENGVVGHGLGKSKDVSEAIAKAVEDAKKNLVKIPLNGQSVPHEQKGKFGGARVFLIPASHGTGVIAGGAVRSVLESVGIHDVLSKSQGSSNPHNVVKATFDALLQMRSAHTVAKQRGVSLEKVFKG, from the coding sequence ATTATGTCTAAATACAAAAATGTAGAATTGGTAAAACCAAGTGGTCTTGAACTTAAAGATCGTCTGGTAAGTGTTAATCGTGTTACTAAAGTTACAAAAGGTGGTAGAGCTTTCGGTTTTTCTGCTATTGTAGTTGTAGGTGATGAAAATGGAGTTGTTGGTCACGGATTAGGAAAATCTAAAGACGTTTCTGAAGCAATTGCGAAAGCAGTAGAAGATGCTAAGAAAAATTTAGTAAAAATTCCTTTGAACGGACAATCAGTTCCTCACGAACAAAAAGGTAAATTTGGTGGTGCACGTGTATTCTTAATTCCTGCTTCTCATGGTACAGGAGTTATTGCTGGTGGAGCTGTTCGTTCAGTTCTTGAATCAGTAGGTATTCACGATGTATTATCTAAATCTCAAGGATCATCAAATCCTCATAACGTAGTGAAAGCAACTTTTGATGCTTTATTACAAATGAGAAGCGCTCATACTGTTGCAAAACAAAGAGGTGTTTCTTTAGAAAAAGTTTTTAAAGGTTAA